A genomic stretch from Bradyrhizobium quebecense includes:
- a CDS encoding invasion associated locus B family protein has translation MRYVALLIGSIAVQLALGGIANATDPRAAELTYEPWTKTCLTEASCFVAAAARGQCAPSGGSISVSPQTSTRALLTANVGTRTMLEGTISLRIDQDEPMQIARTHCYTLGCGGTLEANGELIDRLKHAQAIVVEAKNLTGQKISLNFPLAHFSQTYDGPGSAPNASGQSSSEPQRQHTEAVKQLPQCDD, from the coding sequence GATCGCCGTGCAGCTCGCGCTTGGCGGAATTGCCAACGCGACCGACCCGCGCGCGGCCGAGCTCACCTATGAGCCCTGGACCAAGACCTGCCTGACCGAGGCGAGTTGCTTCGTCGCTGCCGCCGCGCGCGGCCAGTGCGCGCCGTCTGGCGGCTCCATCAGCGTCTCGCCGCAGACCAGCACGCGCGCACTGCTTACCGCGAATGTCGGAACGCGGACCATGCTGGAAGGCACGATCAGCCTCCGCATCGATCAGGACGAACCGATGCAGATCGCCAGGACGCACTGCTACACGCTCGGTTGCGGCGGCACGCTGGAGGCCAATGGCGAGCTGATCGATCGGCTGAAACACGCGCAAGCGATTGTGGTGGAAGCGAAGAACCTGACCGGGCAGAAGATCAGCCTCAATTTCCCGCTCGCCCACTTCTCCCAGACCTATGATGGGCCCGGCAGCGCACCCAACGCATCCGGGCAAAGCTCGAGCGAGCCGCAGCGCCAGCACACCGAGGCCGTGAAGCAACTGCCGCAATGCGACGACTGA